A window of the Ostrea edulis chromosome 1, xbOstEdul1.1, whole genome shotgun sequence genome harbors these coding sequences:
- the LOC125677163 gene encoding uncharacterized protein LOC125677163: MATARPRQSATRAFKSLSTTISVDDGLISLPSASEAVNLMKKILATLRENGHIRIHKIASNSVDVMEAFPMNDLIKNLKNFNVCETLPVQHNLGMVWDLNKYMFVIQIADNEKPLTKRVLLSTVDSLFDPLGFISPVTISGKILQRELVPSGSDWDEPLPNDNINKWRSWLDALQSMNGYHVPRMIVPTSVSTAHHVDVHVFSDASVLAIAAVAYLRVICESGDSSIGFLMGKSKLASLKGHTISRFELCGTVLATEVGEAISSYLSISLDRFHYYTDSKVVLGYISDTTRRFFMYVSNRVEKIHRISSPSQWSYVSTDRNPADAATRHSNALDSSVNRWISGPEWLKHVSDETMAEIFPLISPECDSEIRQEVVSMGKKNFLSIQWSLVL; the protein is encoded by the coding sequence ATGGCCACCGCAAGGCCTCGTCAGTCGGCGACTCGTGCGTTCAAGAGTTTGTCAACAACAATTTCTGTTGATGATGGACTTATCTCACTTCCAAGTGCATCTGAAGCTGTGAATCTCATGAAGAAAATACTAGCAACACTTAGAGAAAATGGACATATTCGTATACATAAAATTGCTTCAAACAGTGTTGATGTTATGGAGGCTTTTCCAATGAATGACTTGATAAAgaatttgaaaaactttaacgtTTGTGAAACCTTACCTGTTCAGCACAACTTGGGGATGGTTTGGGATTTGAACAAATATATGTTTGTGATTCAAATTGCGGACAATGAAAAGCCACTAACTAAACGAGTACTTCTATCAACAGTGGACAGTTTATTTGATCCCTTGGGATTCATTTCTCCTGTGACAATCAGTGGGAAAATACTCCAGCGTGAACTTGTACCATCTGGAAGTGATTGGGATGAACCACTACCTAACGACAACATCAACAAATGGAGATCTTGGCTAGATGCTTTACAATCTATGAACGGTTACCATGTTCCACGTATGATCGTACCTACTTCAGTTTCTACTGCACATCATGTTGATGTTCATGTATTTTCTGATGCCTCTGTGCTGGCAATAGCTGCTGTAGCATACCTTAGAGTGATCTGTGAATCTGGAGATTCGTCTATAGGATTCCTCATGGGCAAGTCCAAGCTTGCATCCCTCAAAGGTCATACTATTTCCAGATTCGAATTATGTGGAACAGTGTTAGCCACTGAAGTAGGAGAAGCTATATCATCTTACCTGAGTATATCTTTGGACCGTTTTCATTACTACACGGATAGCAAAGTAGTTCTAGGATATATCTCGGATACTACCCGGAGATTCTTCATGTATGTCAGCAACAGGGTGGAAAAGATCCACAGAATCTCATCTCCGTCACAGTGGTCCTATGTCTCTACAGACCGCAATCCAGCAGATGCTGCAACTAGGCACTCTAACGCATTAGACTCATCGGTGAATCGCTGGATATCTGGTCCTGAATGGCTGAAACATGTATCTGATGAGACTATGGCAGAGATATTTCCTCTTATTTCTCCAGAATGTGACAGTGAAATTCGTCAGGAAGTAGTTTCTATGGGGAAAAAAAACTTTCTATCAATTCAATGGAGTCTCGTTTTGTGA
- the LOC125677076 gene encoding uncharacterized protein LOC125677076 codes for MFVISQVQQETYRKEIENLKCGKPIPIDSKILRLDPFLDTSGILCVGGRLKYSSKMLLGEKNPVLVPGKHHIAKLIVLHFHELVRLQGRHLTDGVIRAAGYWITSCKRLVYSLISSCVKCRRLRGAFVSQNMTDLPEERLTSCPPFTYVGVDCFGPWDIVTRRTRGGSANSKRWAVLFGSLSCRGVHIEVIEEMSTSPFINALRRFISIRGHVK; via the coding sequence ATGTTTGTCATCAGCCAAGTTCAGCAGGAAACCTACCGTAAAGAGATCGAAAATCTTAAATGCGGAAAACCCATTCCGATAGACAGCAAAATACTAAGACTGGATCCTTTTCTTGATACAAGTGGAATACTATGTGTTGGAGGAAGGTTGAAGTATAGCTCGAAAATGTTACTTGGTGAGAAAAATCCAGTTCTTGTTCCCGGCAAACACCACATTGCAAAACTTATCGTACTTCATTTTCATGAATTAGTACGCCTTCAAGGACGCCACCTGACAGATGGTGTTATCAGAGCTGCAGGTTATTGGATTACCAGCTGTAAGCGACTTGTATATTCCTTAATTTCTTCCTGTGTGAAATGTCGTAGGTTACGTGGAGCCTTTGTGTCCCAAAACATGACAGATTTACCGGAAGAAAGACTGACATCTTGTCCGCCTTTCACATATGTGGGAGTCGACTGTTTTGGACCGTGGGATATCGTGACAAGACGAACTCGTGGTGGCTCTGCAAATTCCAAAAGGTGGGCTGTTTTGTTTGGGTCTTTATCCTGTCGTGGAGTCCACATAGAGGTTATTGAAGAAATGAGTACCTCACCCTTTATTAATGCCTTACGTCGTTTCATCTCAATCAGGGGACAt